The following proteins come from a genomic window of Streptomyces sp. GS7:
- a CDS encoding response regulator, with amino-acid sequence MIRVLLADDEALVRAGVRLILSHADDIEVVAEADNGEGTVEIAAREHPDVALVDVRMPGTDGLYAVGRLTTLNPPVAVVMLTAFGDEENVTRALHAGANGFLLKNSGPEELIHAVRAAAAGDAVLSPSVIAHVVRRMRQDCRADRTRAAVERIAALTGREREVLAMLGTGLTNAEIARRIGVETGTVKVHVGRILAKLGTSNRVQAALIAYEAGMADGTSAVGRA; translated from the coding sequence ATGATCCGTGTGCTGCTCGCCGACGACGAAGCACTGGTGCGGGCCGGAGTGCGGCTCATCCTCAGCCACGCCGACGACATCGAAGTCGTGGCCGAGGCCGATAACGGGGAGGGGACCGTGGAAATCGCCGCTCGCGAACACCCTGACGTCGCGCTCGTCGACGTCCGCATGCCCGGCACGGACGGCCTCTACGCCGTCGGCCGACTCACCACCCTCAACCCCCCGGTCGCCGTCGTCATGCTCACCGCATTCGGCGACGAGGAGAACGTCACCCGCGCCCTCCACGCCGGAGCCAACGGGTTCCTGCTCAAAAACTCCGGCCCCGAGGAACTCATCCACGCAGTGCGCGCCGCAGCCGCCGGCGACGCGGTCCTCTCGCCCAGCGTCATCGCCCACGTCGTACGGCGCATGCGGCAGGACTGCCGGGCGGACCGCACGCGGGCGGCGGTCGAACGGATCGCGGCCCTCACCGGCCGTGAACGGGAAGTCCTCGCCATGCTCGGCACTGGGCTCACCAACGCCGAGATCGCCCGGCGGATAGGCGTGGAGACCGGCACGGTGAAAGTCCACGTCGGCCGCATCCTCGCCAAGCTGGGCACCTCGAACCGAGTCCAGGCCGCGCTCATCGCGTACGAGGCGGGGATGGCCGACGGAACAAGCGCAGTAGGGCGCGCTTGA
- a CDS encoding sensor histidine kinase, which translates to MKVRGRAALASCAEMFLAGIAMLVTDQVVVYLNEMPQGRWETAALSGAALLCLALRRRWPVATLLGLAAVLGALPAAGLPTAMAACTAGRAAAARPGSGLRWRLPALGGATVLPVLTAIPDVGLGMVLSAVAVAGPGLVGTVMGQQDRLVTALRDKAAAAEDASRLAERARIAAEMHDLIGHRLSLVSLYAGGLEMTLGKLAPELRGDAVRLRAMAGDALDELHEVLGVLGPPDDAQTDAAGSRADVEALAGASSSAGAQVRLDWTGPDVADTASSVRRALDRVIREALTNAHRYAPGAAVTVTVTVDERQVLVRVRNTAATSPPTSSGTGRGLVGIRERVGLLGGEVRTGATDDGGFAVEATLPLVTPTIASTPKEPAANASVPAPSHWPRLAAGALGLVAVAGLLVLGLRYAYPPAEPSKYAESVDSIHRGMTHAEVVSRVGVDSAATRAAAAGHAPHKPAGTTCLYPYSAETVRDGRLSLVRYCFMNGRLTSIDRFDVPVETG; encoded by the coding sequence ATGAAAGTTCGCGGCCGGGCAGCACTCGCGTCCTGCGCCGAGATGTTCCTGGCCGGGATCGCCATGCTGGTTACGGACCAGGTCGTCGTCTACCTCAACGAAATGCCGCAGGGCCGGTGGGAAACCGCGGCGCTCAGCGGCGCCGCTCTGCTCTGCTTAGCCCTCCGCCGCCGATGGCCGGTGGCCACGCTCCTGGGCTTGGCAGCCGTACTGGGCGCATTACCCGCTGCGGGCCTGCCCACAGCGATGGCAGCTTGCACGGCAGGCCGCGCAGCCGCGGCACGCCCGGGCTCCGGACTACGGTGGCGACTGCCGGCCCTCGGCGGGGCGACGGTACTCCCGGTCCTCACCGCGATCCCCGATGTCGGCCTGGGCATGGTGCTGTCGGCGGTGGCGGTGGCAGGTCCTGGTCTCGTGGGCACGGTGATGGGGCAGCAGGATCGGCTGGTGACGGCGCTTCGGGACAAGGCCGCCGCTGCCGAGGATGCCTCGCGGCTCGCTGAACGTGCCCGTATCGCCGCCGAGATGCACGACCTGATCGGTCACCGGCTGAGCCTGGTCTCCCTTTATGCGGGCGGCTTGGAAATGACCCTCGGCAAACTGGCGCCCGAGTTGCGTGGTGATGCGGTACGGCTCCGGGCAATGGCAGGCGACGCACTGGACGAGCTGCACGAGGTTCTGGGGGTGCTGGGCCCGCCGGACGACGCACAGACGGATGCGGCAGGGTCACGTGCCGATGTGGAGGCGCTGGCTGGGGCCTCGTCGTCCGCGGGTGCCCAGGTCCGCCTGGACTGGACGGGCCCGGACGTGGCAGACACCGCCTCAAGTGTGCGCCGCGCGCTGGACCGCGTGATCCGCGAGGCCCTGACGAACGCGCACCGCTACGCGCCGGGGGCAGCGGTGACAGTGACCGTGACCGTGGACGAACGGCAGGTGCTGGTACGCGTCCGCAACACTGCCGCAACGAGCCCTCCGACCTCCAGTGGCACCGGCCGGGGGCTGGTCGGCATCCGGGAACGCGTGGGGCTGCTGGGCGGTGAGGTGCGGACCGGCGCCACGGACGACGGCGGCTTCGCCGTAGAGGCGACGCTGCCGCTGGTCACGCCCACCATTGCCTCGACCCCGAAGGAGCCTGCCGCGAACGCCAGCGTTCCGGCCCCTTCGCACTGGCCCCGCCTGGCCGCCGGGGCGCTCGGGCTCGTCGCCGTCGCGGGCCTGCTCGTGCTCGGCCTCCGGTACGCGTATCCGCCGGCCGAGCCCTCCAAGTACGCGGAAAGCGTCGACTCCATCCACCGCGGCATGACCCACGCCGAGGTCGTCTCACGCGTCGGAGTGGATTCCGCAGCCACCCGTGCCGCGGCCGCCGGCCACGCCCCGCACAAACCCGCCGGGACAACGTGTCTGTACCCCTACTCTGCTGAGACGGTCCGCGACGGTCGGCTCAGCCTGGTCCGTTACTGCTTCATGAACGGCCGCCTGACCAGCATCGACCGATTCGACGTACCCGTGGAGACAGGATGA